A region of Paenimyroides aestuarii DNA encodes the following proteins:
- the egtB gene encoding ergothioneine biosynthesis protein EgtB — protein sequence MNQNTSSKNATKKTDWLAMYRHIRTHTETICEPLQTEDYVVQPIVDVSPPKWHLGHTTWFFETFLLQPHLPDYQVFNANYNYVFNSYYETIGARVIRTDRGNLSRPSVAEIYQYRAYVDAQMALFLQSIHFTQHLHPLLELGLNHEQQHQELLLADIKYILGHNPLFPVYESKKMPENKVFLDDSMCTINEGIYEIGYNGDGFCFDNEKNRHKVFLNRFQIATSPVTNEEFLQFIESGGYRDFKYWHAEGWDWVQKHQIEAPLYWHFIDDRWMYYTFNGLQEINRQQAVCHVSFYEAAAFAQWKEMRLPTEAEWEVAAEELDWGSRWEWTNSAYLPYPGFQKEAGAVGEYNGKFMVSQMVLRGASIATPANHSRKTYRNFFYPNLRSQFTGIRLAK from the coding sequence ATGAATCAAAACACTTCTAGTAAAAATGCAACCAAAAAAACAGATTGGCTGGCAATGTATCGCCACATTCGCACGCATACAGAAACTATTTGCGAACCCTTGCAAACTGAAGATTATGTGGTGCAACCAATAGTTGATGTGAGTCCGCCGAAATGGCATTTAGGACATACTACTTGGTTCTTTGAAACGTTTTTGTTGCAGCCGCATTTGCCAGATTATCAAGTTTTTAACGCCAATTATAATTATGTGTTTAATAGCTATTACGAAACGATTGGAGCACGTGTAATTCGTACCGACAGAGGTAATTTAAGCCGTCCGTCTGTTGCAGAAATTTATCAGTACAGGGCGTATGTAGATGCGCAAATGGCGCTTTTTTTACAAAGTATCCACTTTACGCAGCATTTACATCCGTTATTGGAATTGGGATTAAATCATGAACAGCAACACCAAGAGCTACTTTTGGCGGATATAAAATATATCTTGGGACACAACCCGCTTTTTCCTGTTTACGAATCTAAAAAAATGCCAGAAAACAAAGTGTTTTTAGATGATTCAATGTGTACTATTAACGAAGGTATTTATGAAATTGGTTATAACGGTGACGGATTTTGTTTTGACAATGAAAAGAACAGACACAAGGTTTTTTTGAATCGCTTTCAGATTGCAACATCGCCCGTTACTAATGAAGAGTTTCTGCAATTTATAGAATCGGGAGGTTATCGTGATTTTAAGTATTGGCATGCAGAAGGTTGGGATTGGGTGCAAAAGCATCAAATAGAAGCACCACTTTATTGGCATTTTATTGATGACAGATGGATGTATTACACCTTCAATGGATTGCAGGAAATAAACAGGCAGCAAGCGGTTTGTCATGTAAGCTTTTACGAAGCAGCAGCTTTTGCCCAATGGAAAGAAATGCGTTTGCCAACCGAAGCAGAGTGGGAGGTTGCAGCCGAAGAATTAGATTGGGGAAGTCGTTGGGAATGGACAAATTCGGCCTATTTACCTTATCCAGGGTTTCAAAAAGAAGCAGGAGCTGTGGGCGAATACAATGGCAAATTTATGGTGAGCCAAATGGTTTTGCGCGGAGCTTCGATTGCTACACCAGCAAACCACAGCCGTAAAACATACCGCAATTTTTTCTATCCCAATTTAAGGTCGCAATTCACAGGAATTCGATTAGCAAAGTAG
- a CDS encoding DUF3024 domain-containing protein, which translates to MTNKTIDINESSIKRYVESLRPENPEIRKQVDIGYSYDGKVIILFEIRPDWQDEKKKQQFDFAKIRYYKSRKEWNLYWMRASGKWEIYKPFSKSTYLDKIIEIIKEDKHACFFG; encoded by the coding sequence ATGACAAACAAAACGATAGACATAAATGAATCCAGTATAAAAAGGTATGTGGAATCGTTACGTCCCGAAAATCCTGAAATTAGAAAACAAGTTGATATTGGATATTCATACGATGGAAAAGTTATAATTCTGTTTGAAATTCGACCAGATTGGCAAGACGAAAAAAAGAAACAACAATTTGATTTCGCCAAAATCCGATATTATAAATCAAGAAAAGAATGGAATTTATATTGGATGAGAGCAAGTGGGAAATGGGAGATTTATAAACCGTTTTCCAAATCTACTTATTTAGATAAAATTATAGAAATTATAAAAGAAGATAAACACGCTTGCTTTTTTGGATAA
- a CDS encoding head GIN domain-containing protein, with amino-acid sequence MKKILALFFVSLITVTSYAQDRKIKGNGVVQEKNRRVQKYTKVVIDGDLTVELLNNPFKNTIRTSGDGNLHHLVQVKVENQVLTLKRKPGFVVISQTEPLKITLTSKDIEAISMMGDKGSISNLGAIESGELTLSNAGSGTMDLRVKAEKLILNTENEGSIRVEGNANTVKIDHKGNGEIDMKDLSNFFTEVTSTGAGDIYTNTVNGIDGTISGSGNLYYRFTKTVNVTENGEGKAIKKEN; translated from the coding sequence ATGAAAAAAATTTTAGCACTGTTTTTTGTATCGTTGATAACGGTAACAAGCTATGCTCAAGATCGAAAAATAAAAGGAAACGGCGTGGTTCAAGAAAAAAATCGCCGAGTGCAAAAATATACCAAAGTAGTGATAGATGGTGATTTAACCGTTGAATTGCTAAACAATCCTTTTAAAAACACCATCCGAACATCTGGCGATGGTAATTTGCATCATTTGGTTCAGGTAAAAGTGGAAAATCAGGTGTTGACTTTAAAACGCAAGCCCGGATTTGTAGTAATAAGCCAAACAGAACCATTAAAAATCACGCTTACAAGCAAAGATATAGAAGCAATTTCCATGATGGGTGATAAAGGGAGTATTAGCAATTTAGGAGCAATTGAATCAGGTGAATTAACCCTTTCAAATGCAGGTTCTGGAACGATGGATTTAAGAGTGAAAGCCGAAAAATTGATTTTAAACACCGAAAATGAAGGCAGTATTCGAGTAGAAGGGAATGCAAACACTGTTAAAATAGATCATAAAGGAAACGGTGAAATAGACATGAAAGATTTGTCGAACTTTTTTACTGAAGTAACATCTACAGGTGCTGGCGACATTTATACCAATACAGTAAACGGAATCGATGGAACGATAAGCGGCAGTGGAAATTTGTACTATCGCTTCACAAAAACAGTGAATGTAACCGAGAACGGAGAAGGAAAAGCAATAAAGAAAGAGAATTAA
- the egtD gene encoding L-histidine N(alpha)-methyltransferase, producing MKSENAVNPPDQINQNSSTFRTDILRGLNQKNKKLPSKYFYDKIGDRLFQTIMKMPEYYLTNCELDIFKNKTSEIAEVIMHNHTPFDLIELGAGDATKSVYLLQHLLEKNAAFSYLPIDISENILSELVQQMETKLPQLSVVPMEGDYFEMLEQATKQSENRKVVLFLGGNIGNMEADEALLFCKTLHSKLHPGDMVLMGFDLKKNPHTILAAYNDSEGITAAFNVNLLNRINRELHADFKIENFQHYPVYDPVSGACRSYLVSICKQKVTIDDEVIDFEANELIDMEISQKFTIEQIHHLMNRAGFQSLKNISDSKKWFIDAIWMA from the coding sequence ATGAAATCTGAAAATGCTGTTAATCCTCCTGATCAAATCAATCAAAATTCTTCCACTTTTCGAACTGATATTTTGAGGGGATTAAACCAAAAAAATAAAAAACTTCCATCGAAATATTTTTATGATAAAATTGGCGACCGACTTTTTCAAACCATTATGAAAATGCCTGAATACTATCTCACAAATTGTGAACTAGACATTTTTAAAAACAAAACCAGTGAAATTGCCGAAGTGATAATGCACAATCACACACCGTTCGATTTGATAGAATTAGGAGCCGGAGATGCCACAAAATCGGTTTATCTATTGCAACATTTATTGGAAAAAAACGCGGCTTTTAGTTATCTTCCTATCGATATTTCCGAAAATATTTTGTCGGAATTGGTGCAGCAAATGGAAACGAAATTGCCCCAGCTATCCGTAGTTCCCATGGAAGGTGATTATTTTGAAATGCTAGAACAAGCCACCAAACAATCCGAAAACCGTAAAGTGGTTCTTTTTTTAGGAGGAAATATCGGCAATATGGAAGCAGACGAAGCCTTGCTTTTTTGTAAAACACTGCACAGCAAGTTGCATCCTGGGGATATGGTACTTATGGGGTTCGATTTAAAGAAAAATCCGCATACCATTCTTGCTGCATACAATGATTCTGAAGGAATTACGGCAGCATTTAATGTGAATCTTTTAAACCGTATCAATCGTGAATTGCATGCTGATTTCAAAATAGAAAATTTTCAACATTATCCGGTTTATGATCCTGTTTCAGGTGCATGCCGCAGTTATTTGGTCAGCATTTGCAAACAAAAGGTGACAATTGATGATGAAGTGATTGATTTTGAAGCAAATGAGTTGATTGACATGGAAATTTCACAGAAATTCACCATCGAACAAATCCATCATTTAATGAATCGCGCGGGCTTTCAGTCATTAAAAAATATTAGTGATTCCAAAAAATGGTTTATTGATGCTATTTGGATGGCTTAA
- a CDS encoding sensor histidine kinase: MKNFTQKIYQNRFFLLFILLFAYVQSIYIRVIVRKQINAYAFTPDAALASLIGSGVLFLILLFFIKKWNKSETFSFQVLLKIFGASLFVYLLATNTLGLLIAVLFDNIERNFNQQTFILSLFSNFLDGLIYGGFFLAYYYFLINKKQQKKIAMYNKAMTESKINQLKTQLNPHFLFNNLNVLDQLIEEDKEKASDFLNEFAEIYRYVLQSTDKELVRIEDEIDFAQQYFKLIQHKYNNAYRLQIEYKSIKGFIIPMTLQLLVENAVKHNLGTEENPVCIQIKIDENIAVSNNANLKRNSKTVSGRALKNLKEQYSLLSEKPIQIHQMENYFSVEVPIIHNQNV; this comes from the coding sequence ATGAAAAATTTCACTCAAAAAATATATCAAAACCGTTTTTTTCTACTGTTCATTTTGCTATTTGCCTATGTACAGTCCATCTACATACGCGTCATTGTAAGGAAACAAATCAATGCGTATGCATTTACACCCGATGCGGCCTTAGCTTCATTAATAGGTTCTGGAGTTTTGTTTTTAATTCTACTTTTTTTTATCAAAAAATGGAACAAATCTGAAACGTTCAGCTTCCAAGTGCTACTCAAAATATTTGGAGCTTCACTTTTTGTTTACCTACTCGCCACAAACACTTTGGGACTGTTAATTGCTGTTCTTTTTGATAATATAGAGCGAAATTTTAATCAACAAACATTTATCCTATCGCTATTTTCAAATTTTTTGGATGGTCTGATTTATGGCGGTTTTTTTCTTGCTTATTATTACTTTCTAATCAATAAAAAACAGCAAAAAAAAATAGCAATGTACAACAAGGCGATGACAGAAAGTAAAATCAATCAATTGAAAACACAACTCAATCCGCATTTTCTGTTCAACAACCTGAATGTATTGGATCAGCTGATCGAAGAAGATAAAGAAAAAGCATCTGATTTCCTCAATGAATTTGCTGAAATTTATCGTTATGTTTTGCAGTCAACAGATAAAGAATTAGTCCGCATTGAAGACGAAATTGATTTTGCCCAGCAATATTTTAAGCTCATTCAGCATAAATACAATAATGCTTATCGACTGCAAATCGAGTACAAAAGCATAAAAGGTTTTATCATACCGATGACCTTACAATTGCTCGTTGAGAATGCCGTAAAACATAATCTGGGAACAGAAGAAAATCCGGTTTGTATCCAAATAAAAATTGATGAAAACATCGCTGTTTCTAACAATGCAAATCTGAAGCGAAACAGTAAAACTGTATCAGGAAGAGCATTAAAGAACCTGAAAGAACAGTACAGTTTACTTTCTGAAAAACCAATACAAATTCATCAAATGGAAAATTATTTTTCGGTTGAAGTTCCCATCATCCATAATCAAAACGTATGA
- a CDS encoding tryptophan-rich sensory protein yields MSKKVIIYLNFISLLATILVNYLLNTGTMNSNTMKSISDRYFNMFTPAGYAFSIWGIIYLLLIAHTIYSFYQLTKKNNSSIIDSIGLTFIATNVVNCLWVYFWLNDAILVCLILMIVLLILLLSILLNSQQLQPKIAVRNLFITCPFALYAGWVSVALIANTAVWLTKIEWQPIIFTEAGWAMCLTIIAGIIGVFISWKYNAIAFGVAVAWGVAAVAVSNFNENFNIVITAVIVCIAILSVCLYRLMHKIIPTD; encoded by the coding sequence ATGAGTAAAAAAGTAATAATATATCTAAATTTTATTAGCCTTTTGGCAACCATATTGGTGAATTATTTGCTGAACACAGGAACAATGAATAGCAATACAATGAAAAGTATATCAGACCGCTATTTCAACATGTTTACACCCGCAGGGTACGCATTCAGCATTTGGGGCATTATTTATTTGTTATTGATTGCACATACCATATATAGTTTTTATCAGTTAACAAAAAAAAATAATAGCTCCATCATAGATTCCATAGGGCTCACGTTTATAGCCACCAACGTTGTTAATTGTTTATGGGTTTATTTTTGGTTGAACGATGCAATTCTTGTGTGCCTGATTTTGATGATTGTGTTATTGATTTTATTGCTAAGCATTCTACTCAACAGTCAGCAATTGCAACCTAAAATTGCAGTGAGAAACCTATTCATTACATGCCCATTTGCTTTATATGCCGGTTGGGTTTCAGTAGCGCTCATTGCAAATACAGCCGTTTGGCTTACAAAAATAGAATGGCAACCAATAATTTTCACAGAGGCGGGTTGGGCAATGTGCTTAACTATCATTGCAGGAATCATTGGGGTATTCATTAGTTGGAAGTACAATGCAATTGCGTTTGGTGTGGCCGTTGCTTGGGGAGTTGCAGCAGTAGCGGTAAGTAATTTTAATGAAAATTTTAATATTGTAATCACAGCCGTTATTGTATGTATAGCCATATTATCAGTTTGTTTGTACCGTTTAATGCACAAAATAATACCCACAGATTAA
- a CDS encoding head GIN domain-containing protein gives MKKQVIIVFLSVCLWSCSKKIGLSGEIINQKKQLVSYESVVNNSSASIELDTSVAPNELLVTGDKSLVENLLIENKGSLLSISNKESISYQGEKAPLIIKMNNPHLQKMVIAGSGSIATNNITLTNDIEFHISGAGEVNVKLFNNNTAVFVTGAGDIRLRGVSNELKANMSGAGNLIAEDLTNKLSDIEISGAGNAKVNSSEEINIKISGVGNLDYKNHKGLKIKQKVSGIGSVNPY, from the coding sequence ATGAAAAAACAGGTAATCATAGTGTTTTTAAGCGTTTGTTTGTGGTCGTGTTCCAAGAAAATAGGGCTTTCTGGCGAAATCATTAATCAAAAGAAGCAATTGGTTTCTTATGAAAGTGTAGTAAATAATTCTTCAGCAAGTATCGAATTAGACACCTCTGTTGCTCCAAACGAGTTGTTAGTCACCGGTGATAAATCATTGGTAGAGAATTTGCTCATTGAAAACAAGGGCAGTTTATTAAGTATTTCTAATAAAGAATCGATATCCTATCAAGGTGAAAAAGCACCATTGATTATAAAAATGAACAATCCCCATTTACAAAAAATGGTTATAGCAGGTTCGGGCTCTATTGCAACCAATAATATCACTCTTACAAATGATATTGAATTCCACATTTCAGGTGCCGGCGAAGTAAATGTGAAGTTATTCAATAACAACACTGCGGTTTTTGTGACGGGTGCGGGCGATATTCGCTTGCGTGGGGTTAGTAATGAGCTAAAGGCTAATATGTCGGGAGCAGGGAACTTAATTGCCGAAGATTTAACCAATAAATTGTCAGACATAGAAATTTCAGGAGCAGGAAATGCCAAAGTAAACAGCTCGGAAGAAATAAATATTAAAATATCGGGAGTGGGCAATTTAGATTACAAAAACCACAAAGGATTAAAAATAAAGCAAAAAGTATCGGGCATTGGAAGCGTAAATCCTTATTAA
- a CDS encoding single-stranded DNA-binding protein encodes MSTLRNNVRLIGRVGNTPETKTFDNGTKVTLSLATSDYYYNDKKEKVETTQWHNIVAWGKTAELIQKYVEKGKEIAVEGKLTYRTYEDKEGIKRSITEIVISEVLFF; translated from the coding sequence ATGAGTACATTACGCAACAACGTTCGCTTAATCGGGAGAGTAGGCAACACACCAGAAACCAAAACTTTTGACAATGGTACAAAAGTAACCTTATCGCTTGCAACCAGCGATTATTATTACAACGATAAAAAAGAAAAAGTGGAAACCACCCAATGGCACAACATCGTTGCATGGGGCAAAACCGCTGAACTGATTCAAAAATATGTTGAAAAAGGTAAAGAAATTGCCGTGGAGGGTAAACTTACTTATCGCACCTACGAGGATAAAGAGGGCATCAAGCGCAGCATTACCGAAATTGTAATCAGCGAAGTGCTGTTTTTCTGA
- a CDS encoding DUF6934 family protein: MNLPKYALSSSERMMTFEFTSEGTKGTIQKLVKYQETNLKDLYNLAFGDKNHETGEIDDKVISNNGDSEKVLATVVATLYAFTDKYPNVWIYATGSTKARTRLYRMGITKFLNEVKRDFEIYGELENDWDKFKIDIEYNGFLVRRK; this comes from the coding sequence ATGAATTTACCTAAATATGCATTAAGTTCCAGCGAAAGAATGATGACCTTTGAATTTACAAGCGAAGGAACGAAAGGAACAATTCAGAAACTGGTAAAATATCAAGAAACCAACCTCAAAGATTTGTATAATCTTGCATTTGGAGATAAAAATCACGAAACGGGAGAAATTGATGATAAAGTGATTTCAAACAATGGAGATAGTGAAAAAGTTTTAGCAACCGTTGTTGCGACACTTTATGCTTTCACAGATAAATATCCTAATGTTTGGATTTATGCAACTGGAAGTACAAAAGCAAGAACAAGACTTTATCGGATGGGAATTACAAAATTTCTAAACGAAGTAAAAAGAGATTTTGAAATCTATGGAGAATTAGAGAATGATTGGGATAAATTCAAAATTGACATTGAATATAACGGATTTTTAGTAAGAAGAAAATAA
- a CDS encoding glycosyltransferase, protein MKIAILTLGTRGDVQPYAVLGQALKQRGHQVTLSTAKNFEQLVKS, encoded by the coding sequence ATGAAGATAGCAATATTGACACTTGGAACTCGTGGAGACGTTCAACCTTATGCGGTCTTGGGACAAGCACTCAAACAACGTGGACACCAAGTAACTTTATCTACTGCCAAAAACTTTGAGCAACTTGTAAAATCATAA
- a CDS encoding LytR/AlgR family response regulator transcription factor, whose protein sequence is MTKILIIEDEIPARKKLKRFIEELDSQTEIIAKLDTVQSAVEFLKQHQPDLIFSDIELLDGNAFEVYSQISVNCPIIFTTAYDQYWMDAFEENGIDYLLKPFSKERFQKAWNKFLWYKNTSSDANHQIQALTKLITQNFQKNEYKERFTIHKNKSIYFLETKDVLLFEANEGVIFAYDEKGNKHLLSETILTAIEKQLNPADFFRINRGELIQKKYIEKIERYNKNSLSIKLKGYNNYVKTSQSQTALFREWMEK, encoded by the coding sequence ATGACAAAAATACTTATCATAGAAGACGAAATCCCGGCAAGGAAAAAACTGAAACGTTTTATTGAAGAATTGGATTCACAAACTGAAATCATAGCGAAATTAGACACGGTACAATCCGCTGTTGAATTTTTGAAACAGCATCAACCCGACCTTATTTTTTCAGACATTGAATTGCTGGACGGTAATGCTTTTGAAGTTTATAGTCAGATTTCCGTTAACTGTCCTATTATTTTTACGACGGCTTATGACCAATACTGGATGGATGCTTTTGAAGAAAACGGCATTGATTATCTGCTAAAGCCCTTTTCTAAAGAACGTTTTCAAAAAGCTTGGAATAAATTTCTGTGGTACAAAAACACGTCTTCAGATGCAAATCATCAAATTCAGGCACTTACAAAACTTATCACACAAAATTTTCAGAAAAATGAATATAAAGAGCGCTTTACCATTCACAAAAATAAAAGTATTTATTTCTTAGAAACAAAAGATGTTCTTCTCTTTGAAGCGAATGAAGGGGTGATTTTTGCATATGATGAAAAGGGTAATAAGCATTTACTTTCCGAAACGATTTTGACAGCAATAGAAAAACAGCTCAATCCAGCCGATTTTTTTAGAATAAATCGTGGTGAACTTATCCAAAAAAAATATATTGAAAAAATAGAACGATACAATAAAAATTCTCTTTCAATAAAACTAAAAGGATATAACAATTATGTAAAAACAAGCCAAAGCCAAACGGCATTATTTAGGGAATGGATGGAAAAATAA
- a CDS encoding UPF0158 family protein: MDNSRQNIIKKIAQELDCGFDCYYNSKTNEIVTIPNFFHIADEDDFKEAFREDLEKVKKHQADFIKIEVLQSFENFKIMELFVERLPDKKLQSELENVLANKKPFQNFRYKIDHSDFRQNWFDFKQRELEKIVKNQLESRKASARHRV, translated from the coding sequence TTGGATAATTCTAGACAAAATATAATCAAAAAAATTGCGCAGGAATTAGATTGCGGATTTGATTGTTATTACAATTCTAAAACTAATGAAATTGTAACAATACCCAACTTTTTCCATATTGCAGACGAAGATGATTTTAAAGAGGCTTTTCGCGAGGATTTAGAAAAAGTAAAGAAGCATCAAGCGGATTTTATCAAAATCGAGGTTTTACAAAGTTTTGAGAATTTTAAAATAATGGAACTTTTTGTTGAGCGGTTACCCGACAAAAAGCTTCAATCTGAATTAGAAAACGTGTTGGCAAATAAAAAACCGTTTCAGAATTTTAGGTATAAAATTGACCATTCCGATTTTAGACAAAACTGGTTTGATTTTAAACAAAGAGAGTTAGAAAAAATAGTAAAAAATCAATTAGAAAGTAGAAAAGCCAGCGCACGACACCGTGTATAA
- a CDS encoding type II toxin-antitoxin system RelE/ParE family toxin: protein MAKVILRQKAINDLNDIWDYTFEKWSEKQADKYYATIKLICNGIGENPEAGKEYDGISKDLLGLKAEKHVIFYKSISEDRIEVVRILHERMDLKNRLDE from the coding sequence ATGGCTAAAGTTATATTGAGACAAAAAGCCATTAATGACTTGAATGACATTTGGGACTATACTTTTGAAAAATGGTCTGAAAAGCAAGCGGATAAATATTATGCAACAATAAAGTTAATTTGCAACGGAATTGGCGAAAATCCTGAAGCAGGAAAAGAATATGACGGAATAAGCAAAGACTTACTCGGACTAAAAGCTGAAAAGCATGTCATTTTCTACAAGTCAATTTCAGAAGATAGAATTGAAGTTGTAAGAATTTTACACGAAAGAATGGACTTGAAAAACAGACTTGACGAATAA
- a CDS encoding fasciclin domain-containing protein produces MKIRTSLKKFAGATFAFAFLALTTSCNDDESTPMMPQQKTIATIVSENADYSLLKAAVTKANLGETLNGTGPFTVFAPNNQAFAASGISQQTINSLSENALSDILLYHTLAAKVMAADVPAGPNAEVTTVGGDKIYVTKDSRGVFVNGWKVTAADMAASNGVIHSIERVLMPPTQNIVQMAQANPNLSYLVAAVLRASEGSVNVANILATQNNITVFAPTNQAFIDAGFPTIASIESADPATLTSILTYHLIEARAFSSDLSNGQSLTTANGGTLMVALGNQATVKGNGNSTSSVITSVNMLATNGVVHLIDRVLLP; encoded by the coding sequence ATGAAAATTAGAACATCCTTAAAAAAGTTTGCTGGTGCAACATTTGCATTCGCATTCCTTGCATTAACCACTTCGTGTAACGACGATGAGTCAACACCAATGATGCCTCAGCAAAAAACAATCGCAACCATTGTAAGCGAAAATGCTGATTACAGTTTATTGAAAGCCGCTGTAACAAAAGCAAATTTAGGAGAAACACTTAATGGCACCGGACCTTTCACCGTGTTTGCGCCTAACAATCAAGCATTTGCAGCTTCGGGTATTTCCCAACAAACCATTAACAGCCTTTCAGAAAACGCATTAAGCGATATTTTATTATACCATACATTGGCAGCAAAAGTAATGGCAGCAGATGTACCCGCAGGACCGAACGCCGAAGTTACAACTGTTGGTGGCGACAAAATATACGTTACTAAAGACAGCAGAGGGGTATTTGTAAACGGTTGGAAAGTAACCGCTGCCGATATGGCCGCATCAAACGGAGTTATCCATTCAATTGAGCGTGTATTAATGCCGCCAACACAAAATATTGTGCAAATGGCACAAGCAAATCCCAACCTATCCTACTTAGTAGCAGCCGTATTGCGTGCAAGTGAAGGTTCAGTAAACGTTGCAAATATACTAGCAACCCAAAACAACATTACTGTATTTGCACCTACCAATCAAGCATTTATAGACGCTGGTTTTCCAACCATTGCCTCAATAGAAAGTGCAGACCCCGCAACTTTAACATCTATCCTTACTTACCACCTAATCGAAGCGCGTGCGTTCTCATCTGACCTATCAAACGGTCAATCACTAACCACAGCAAACGGTGGAACATTAATGGTAGCTTTAGGAAATCAAGCAACCGTAAAAGGCAATGGAAACAGCACATCTTCTGTAATTACATCAGTAAATATGCTGGCAACAAATGGCGTAGTTCATTTAATTGACCGAGTTTTACTTCCATAA
- a CDS encoding type II toxin-antitoxin system ParD family antitoxin, whose translation MKNTSISLGNYFDQFVQNQVSAGRYKNVSEVIRAGLRLLENEESKVIALRNAIQEGLNSPLVEDFDFDENLRKLKAEKKKNG comes from the coding sequence ATGAAAAACACATCAATATCATTAGGAAATTACTTTGACCAATTCGTTCAGAATCAAGTTTCTGCAGGACGATACAAAAATGTGAGCGAGGTAATACGTGCAGGACTTCGACTTTTAGAAAACGAAGAGAGTAAAGTAATTGCGTTACGAAATGCAATTCAAGAAGGATTAAATAGTCCGCTGGTAGAAGACTTTGACTTTGATGAAAATCTTAGAAAACTAAAAGCTGAAAAGAAAAAGAATGGCTAA
- the msrA gene encoding peptide-methionine (S)-S-oxide reductase MsrA: MKSSIFINTFSIILASFFIMPILGCNKKTTEFATRNTASNKPSMQVVTDTATFAAGCFWCVEEQFKQLNGVLSVTSGYTGGTLSNPTYEEVTSGNTGHAEACAIVFNPQVISYRELLQAFFVAHDPTQLNRQGNDIGTQYRSAIFYHNSEQKELAEFYINALNKEKAYNQPIVTEVSLFKTFYPAEEYHQNYYENNPDKAYCRLVIQPKLEKFKKVFKEQLKK; the protein is encoded by the coding sequence ATGAAATCATCGATTTTTATTAATACGTTCAGCATCATTTTAGCTAGTTTTTTCATTATGCCTATTTTGGGTTGCAACAAGAAAACTACTGAATTTGCCACCCGAAACACCGCCTCTAATAAGCCATCTATGCAAGTGGTTACAGATACAGCAACGTTTGCGGCAGGATGTTTTTGGTGTGTGGAAGAACAGTTTAAGCAGTTAAATGGGGTGCTTTCGGTTACATCTGGATATACTGGTGGAACGCTTTCTAATCCAACTTACGAAGAAGTAACTTCAGGAAACACGGGGCATGCAGAGGCGTGTGCTATTGTTTTTAATCCACAAGTGATTTCATACAGAGAATTGTTGCAAGCTTTTTTCGTAGCTCACGATCCCACACAATTGAATCGACAAGGAAATGATATTGGTACGCAATACCGCTCGGCAATTTTTTACCATAATTCGGAACAAAAAGAATTGGCTGAATTTTATATTAATGCATTAAACAAAGAAAAAGCATACAACCAGCCCATCGTTACAGAAGTGTCATTGTTCAAAACTTTTTATCCGGCCGAAGAATACCATCAAAATTATTATGAAAACAATCCGGATAAAGCTTATTGCCGATTGGTGATTCAACCAAAACTGGAAAAATTCAAAAAGGTTTTTAAAGAGCAATTAAAAAAATAA